In the genome of Triticum urartu cultivar G1812 chromosome 5, Tu2.1, whole genome shotgun sequence, one region contains:
- the LOC125507928 gene encoding uncharacterized protein LOC125507928 — protein sequence MHKNTHPLIPLPLSMWPPWTGAPSTGARRPLSRVRGATAGDARAPLDLGSPSPPRPCPVPSRRRAVAPPTRPGAHCRDSRSYRRGDGRRDLAVVLLLSSNPLLPSPWRCPCRTTLHTQHQPAGQHGQVVMGTENQTQRRIDLVFKRKRDDITDVEDDHVLPLLEFEQQQPEQQHNQDGGVRTNEAVTFRGIEFLQRDPGLHPQIWQYPPDQRDIVSRAYLMLGPNATPA from the exons ATGCACAAGAACACACATCCCCTAATTCCCCTTCCTCTCAGCATGTGGCCGCCGTGGACAGGAGCACCGTCCACTGGAGCGCGCCGCCCGCTGTCTCGCGTACGCGGAGCAACCGCTGGAGACGCCCGCGCCCCGCTGGATCTTGGCTCGCCCTCGCCGCCTCGCCCCTGCCCTGTtccctcgcgccgtcgcgcgGTCGCGCCGCCCACTCGCCCAGGCGCTCACTGTCGCGACTCGCGAAGCTACCGCCGCGGCGATGGCCGCCGGGATCTTGCGGTTGTTCTCCTCCTGTCCTCCAACCCCCTGCTGCCCAGTCCCTGGCGCTGCCCCTGCCGCACCACACTTCACACACAGCACCAACCAGCAGGGCAACACGGGCAG GTAGTCATGGGCACGGAAAATCAGACTCAGAGAAGAATTGATTTGGTGTTTAAAAGGAAAAGAGATGATATAACTGATGTTGAGGATGACCATGTATTGCCCTTGCTTGAATTCGAACAGCAACAACCTGAACAACAACATAACCAAGATGGAGGAGTTCGAACAAATGAAGCTGTTACATTCCGAGGTATTGAGTTCTTGCAGCGAGATCCTGGATTGCACCCTCAAATTTGGCAATATCCACCAGACCAGAGAGATATCGTGAGCAGAGCATATTTGATGTTAGGTCCTAATGCAACACCCGCCTAG